The following coding sequences are from one Saccopteryx bilineata isolate mSacBil1 chromosome 3, mSacBil1_pri_phased_curated, whole genome shotgun sequence window:
- the PTAFR gene encoding platelet-activating factor receptor isoform X2 gives MDTLSTVPPQAQAAHCDQLPLQSRAMGTNDSSRVDSEFRYTLFPIAYSIIFVLGVIANSYVLWVFVYLYPSKKLNEIKIFMVNLTMADLLFLVTLPLWIFYYYHQGNWILPAFLCNLAGCFFFINTYCSVAFLAVITYNRFQAVTRPIKTAQATTRKRGISLSLVIWVSIVAAASYFFVLDSTNIVPNKTGSGNITRCFEHYDKGSMPVLIIHIFLVVGFFLVFLIIFFCNLVIIRTLLMQPAQLQRNAEVKRRALWMVCTVLAVFIICFVPHHIVQLPWTLAELGFRDDFHQAINDAHQVTLCLLSTNCVLDPIIYCFLTKKFRKHLTEKLHSMRSSRKCPLATTETGTEVVLPLNHVPANSLKN, from the coding sequence GCACAGGCAGCACACTGTGACCAGCTACCTCTTCAGTCCAGAGCGATGGGGACAAATGATTCCTCTCGTGTAGACTCTGAGTTCCGATACACCCTCTTCCCGATTGCTTACAGCATCATCTTTGTGCTGGGGGTTATCGCCAATAGCTACGTGCTGTGGGTCTTTGTCTACCTGTACCCTTCCAAGAAACTTAATGAGATAAAGATCTTCATGGTAAACCTCACCATGGCCGACCTGCTCTTCTTGGTCACCCTGCCCCTGTGGATCTTCTACTACTACCACCAGGGGAATTGGATCCTTCCTGCATTCTTGTGCAATCTGGCTGGCTGCTTCTTCTTCATCAACACCTACTGCTCAGTGGCTTTCCTGGCTGTCATCACTTACAACCGCTTCCAGGCAGTGACACGGCCCATCAAGACTGCTCAGGCTACCACCCGCAAGCGTGGCATCTCTTTGTCCCTGGTCATCTGGGTGTCCATTGTGGCCGCTGCATCCTACTTCTTTGTCCTGGACTCCACCAACATAGTACCCAATAAGACCGGCTCAGGCAACATCACCCGCTGCTTTGAACATTATGACAAGGGCAGCATGCCGGTCCTCATCATTCACATCTTCCTCGTGGTTGGCTTCTTCCTTGTCTTTCTCATCATCTTCTTCTGCAACCTGGTCATCATCCGCACACTGCTCATGCAACCCGCGCAGCTGCAGCGCAATGCGGAAGTCAAGCGCCGGGCTCTCTGGATGGTCTGCACGGTCCTGGCTGTGTTCATCATATGCTTTGTGCCTCACCACATTGTGCAGCTGCCCTGGACCCTCGCTGAGCTGGGCTTTCGGGACGACTTCCACCAGGCTATTAACGATGCACATCAGGTCACCCTCTGCCTCCTCAGCACAAACTGTGTCTTAGACCCCATCATCTACTGTTTCCTCACCAAGAAGTTCCGCAAGCACCTAACCGAGAAGTTACACAGCATGCGCAGCAGCCGGAAGTGCCCCCTGGCCACCACGGAGACAGGCACAGAAGTGGTCCTGCCGCTCAACCATGTCCCTGCCAATTCCCTTAAAAATTAG
- the PTAFR gene encoding platelet-activating factor receptor isoform X4, giving the protein MGTNDSSRVDSEFRYTLFPIAYSIIFVLGVIANSYVLWVFVYLYPSKKLNEIKIFMVNLTMADLLFLVTLPLWIFYYYHQGNWILPAFLCNLAGCFFFINTYCSVAFLAVITYNRFQAVTRPIKTAQATTRKRGISLSLVIWVSIVAAASYFFVLDSTNIVPNKTGSGNITRCFEHYDKGSMPVLIIHIFLVVGFFLVFLIIFFCNLVIIRTLLMQPAQLQRNAEVKRRALWMVCTVLAVFIICFVPHHIVQLPWTLAELGFRDDFHQAINDAHQVTLCLLSTNCVLDPIIYCFLTKKFRKHLTEKLHSMRSSRKCPLATTETGTEVVLPLNHVPANSLKN; this is encoded by the coding sequence ATGGGGACAAATGATTCCTCTCGTGTAGACTCTGAGTTCCGATACACCCTCTTCCCGATTGCTTACAGCATCATCTTTGTGCTGGGGGTTATCGCCAATAGCTACGTGCTGTGGGTCTTTGTCTACCTGTACCCTTCCAAGAAACTTAATGAGATAAAGATCTTCATGGTAAACCTCACCATGGCCGACCTGCTCTTCTTGGTCACCCTGCCCCTGTGGATCTTCTACTACTACCACCAGGGGAATTGGATCCTTCCTGCATTCTTGTGCAATCTGGCTGGCTGCTTCTTCTTCATCAACACCTACTGCTCAGTGGCTTTCCTGGCTGTCATCACTTACAACCGCTTCCAGGCAGTGACACGGCCCATCAAGACTGCTCAGGCTACCACCCGCAAGCGTGGCATCTCTTTGTCCCTGGTCATCTGGGTGTCCATTGTGGCCGCTGCATCCTACTTCTTTGTCCTGGACTCCACCAACATAGTACCCAATAAGACCGGCTCAGGCAACATCACCCGCTGCTTTGAACATTATGACAAGGGCAGCATGCCGGTCCTCATCATTCACATCTTCCTCGTGGTTGGCTTCTTCCTTGTCTTTCTCATCATCTTCTTCTGCAACCTGGTCATCATCCGCACACTGCTCATGCAACCCGCGCAGCTGCAGCGCAATGCGGAAGTCAAGCGCCGGGCTCTCTGGATGGTCTGCACGGTCCTGGCTGTGTTCATCATATGCTTTGTGCCTCACCACATTGTGCAGCTGCCCTGGACCCTCGCTGAGCTGGGCTTTCGGGACGACTTCCACCAGGCTATTAACGATGCACATCAGGTCACCCTCTGCCTCCTCAGCACAAACTGTGTCTTAGACCCCATCATCTACTGTTTCCTCACCAAGAAGTTCCGCAAGCACCTAACCGAGAAGTTACACAGCATGCGCAGCAGCCGGAAGTGCCCCCTGGCCACCACGGAGACAGGCACAGAAGTGGTCCTGCCGCTCAACCATGTCCCTGCCAATTCCCTTAAAAATTAG
- the PTAFR gene encoding platelet-activating factor receptor isoform X3: MLYPTAPPQAQAAHCDQLPLQSRAMGTNDSSRVDSEFRYTLFPIAYSIIFVLGVIANSYVLWVFVYLYPSKKLNEIKIFMVNLTMADLLFLVTLPLWIFYYYHQGNWILPAFLCNLAGCFFFINTYCSVAFLAVITYNRFQAVTRPIKTAQATTRKRGISLSLVIWVSIVAAASYFFVLDSTNIVPNKTGSGNITRCFEHYDKGSMPVLIIHIFLVVGFFLVFLIIFFCNLVIIRTLLMQPAQLQRNAEVKRRALWMVCTVLAVFIICFVPHHIVQLPWTLAELGFRDDFHQAINDAHQVTLCLLSTNCVLDPIIYCFLTKKFRKHLTEKLHSMRSSRKCPLATTETGTEVVLPLNHVPANSLKN; encoded by the exons atgctttatcccactgcgccaccacag GCACAGGCAGCACACTGTGACCAGCTACCTCTTCAGTCCAGAGCGATGGGGACAAATGATTCCTCTCGTGTAGACTCTGAGTTCCGATACACCCTCTTCCCGATTGCTTACAGCATCATCTTTGTGCTGGGGGTTATCGCCAATAGCTACGTGCTGTGGGTCTTTGTCTACCTGTACCCTTCCAAGAAACTTAATGAGATAAAGATCTTCATGGTAAACCTCACCATGGCCGACCTGCTCTTCTTGGTCACCCTGCCCCTGTGGATCTTCTACTACTACCACCAGGGGAATTGGATCCTTCCTGCATTCTTGTGCAATCTGGCTGGCTGCTTCTTCTTCATCAACACCTACTGCTCAGTGGCTTTCCTGGCTGTCATCACTTACAACCGCTTCCAGGCAGTGACACGGCCCATCAAGACTGCTCAGGCTACCACCCGCAAGCGTGGCATCTCTTTGTCCCTGGTCATCTGGGTGTCCATTGTGGCCGCTGCATCCTACTTCTTTGTCCTGGACTCCACCAACATAGTACCCAATAAGACCGGCTCAGGCAACATCACCCGCTGCTTTGAACATTATGACAAGGGCAGCATGCCGGTCCTCATCATTCACATCTTCCTCGTGGTTGGCTTCTTCCTTGTCTTTCTCATCATCTTCTTCTGCAACCTGGTCATCATCCGCACACTGCTCATGCAACCCGCGCAGCTGCAGCGCAATGCGGAAGTCAAGCGCCGGGCTCTCTGGATGGTCTGCACGGTCCTGGCTGTGTTCATCATATGCTTTGTGCCTCACCACATTGTGCAGCTGCCCTGGACCCTCGCTGAGCTGGGCTTTCGGGACGACTTCCACCAGGCTATTAACGATGCACATCAGGTCACCCTCTGCCTCCTCAGCACAAACTGTGTCTTAGACCCCATCATCTACTGTTTCCTCACCAAGAAGTTCCGCAAGCACCTAACCGAGAAGTTACACAGCATGCGCAGCAGCCGGAAGTGCCCCCTGGCCACCACGGAGACAGGCACAGAAGTGGTCCTGCCGCTCAACCATGTCCCTGCCAATTCCCTTAAAAATTAG